The Apium graveolens cultivar Ventura chromosome 10, ASM990537v1, whole genome shotgun sequence nucleotide sequence CAGGTATTTCATCATGTTTCTCTAGTCTTGGTCTGATTCTCCTAAATTTCCACTTAGTTTATAACATCGAACCACCCACCATCATCTAAGCACTTCTTTTCCTTCAAGACCGCAATAGTAGAATTCTTATGATTGCATATGTAGAAATTTTGTTGAATAAATTAATTAAGCTTACAACACTAATGTAAGAGCAGAGAAACCTAACCTTAACATGATAGCTGACTTAAGCATGAAATGTCGATAAAATCCAAACAGTTCTATCTAGTTTTTTGCCTTCTACATGTCGTGGGAGAATAACTGCAGCAGTCAAGGTACAATACAAAAACCAGTAAAGAGTTAAAAAGACCAAGACCCCCAAAATTAGGGTATTACCAAAGGTAAAAAAATCCCGCATTTACAGACAATGATTCAGCGGTAGTATTGTCCAGTTCAGCAGGAGGAGTAGAAGACCATGTACAAGAAAGTATTCCAAGCTCATTGATTGATACTTATGAAGTCCTTAAAAACTTGAAAGTATATCTGGTGATAGGGTTTAGCAAAAAGTACTAATATTCCTAACAATAGTACAATGTGACAGAGGAGGATAGCGAAATCAGTTTGATTACACAGACTAGTTCCCCAGACTACAACAATATGACTAGGTAAGCCCAACCTAAGACTGTGGCCTGAAATTCATAACAGAGACTCAAGATAAGATAACAAACTAAATGGTAGACCTGCATCCTTGACAGGTCACTTGGAATACTGTAAAAAACAGTGACAGTAAATCAAATATTTTGATGTTTTTACTGAAGGTTTGCAAAAAGGGATAGGTGAAATGTTATGTGATTAACATATGCTATGTGATTGGATTCTTATTTATAGTTCCAGTACCTGTAGGAAAGATGTCGCAAGCACTGTATCTATCGAATCTTCGAATTTCATAGGATAAATCACAGTAACCTTCTCTTCCTGTCAAATTCAACTGCAAGATCTTAGTTAATTGTTAATATAAGTACTTCCTCAGACACTGTATGAAGCAATGTAGAAATAAAAGATTCAGGGACTGGTAATTTGAATTACATGAACTGCAGTTGCTTACAGCCTTTAACATCAAAGAAAATGTATAGTAAACGTTAACAAAAGTCTGAAAACATCAAAATACAGCAACATTCTTCTCCATTTGAAAATAACaccaaaaatgcaaaaataaagAATAGAATAAACAGTAGTCTTATGTCGAATATTATAAATCACTAGAATTATGAGCAGGCTGGAGATGGAGAAGATTGAAAATATTAGACAACACAACAAAGACCTGCATTAGTCATGCAAAAAACAACAGACATTTATTAGGCACATATCGTGCATTGACAATTGATGTCACTGGACAAGAGTACTATATTAGAGCAAGAAAATCACCCGGGGAATTAGGAAAAAGCACTCTTTTGGCCGATGAACAAGTGCAATGAGCTTATCTTTGTCCAGATCAAGAGTCCTGGAGGCAAGACGCTCTAGAATCATTCTTAACGGAGCACCTAGTACCAAATCCTTCACAGCTGCAATCTTTACTAAGATATCATATCTCTTTTCTACTTAAATTAAACAAGAAATGAAAAAAAACATGTTTGAGTTTGATTATAGACTAAAGGTCACAAGTACAACCACAACAAGATCGTAAAGGAACTACTTGAACCTTTATCTTGAGGAAGGTTTGACAAATTTAGTTCAAGTGTGAGATTAAAGCCCTCATTTGGAGGAACAAAAGATTTAACCACGTCACCATAAGCTTCTTTTACAGCTTCCGTGGCACCACAAGGAAGCCCCTTGTCAAACTCAGTTTCTGCAGGCGGTGTTGGAAATGATACCGATAGGGTCAGACCGGGAGAGAGGGAGGAGATTACCGATTACAGTGAAGCAGGGCTAACACAGGAGAAGATACGAATTCAATTAGGTAAATAGGCTGTGAAAATGAACAAAAAAGTAATATGAGCGTGTATATACGTATATATAGGGGAGTGCCAGAGAGGGAGAGTACGAGAGAGAGGGAGAGTGCGGGAGAGAGAGACCTGAGAGGGAGTGCGGAAGTTTCAAGCTCTTCAATCGGGAACTATCACAGAGAAGATGTAGATGTAAGGCACCGTGGAGAGAAACTAATTTGGggatgaactactaactataggATGGATTGTAAACCACATGATGTAATGAGtatgtttttttaatttaataatttttaaattaataaaagcCGCCATATAGATTTATAAGGTAAAAAATTGATGGTTtgattttaataataatatattttaattatattaaatacccaatcaaaaaaattgtattaaaaaaatatattttatgaaacaaagttgatattaaaaatataaataatataaattgaagATGTGTGACATGGAATAGATTTTGGAAAATAAAACTAGAGATTAGTGtttgaaaattaattgaaaaGTTGAAGTAGCCAACTAATTTGAAACAAATTTTTTCATAAAAGTGGACATTTATTTTTGAAACAGAGTAAACAAAATTCAATATTGTGTGAATATCAACAACATAGAAATattattacttttattttatttaaactttcgatataaaaaaataaaaaaaaatattattttttgaagtCTTTTAACTTTAGCAAATACATCATAACTCAAATTAAAAAAGATTGTGAGATACATATGATAAATAGATAAATATGtgattaaaaaataattatacaaaaataaaaaatttaaaagaaCACCTTCAGTGTCGTGACATTCCTGGTTCAATTAATTATTTACTCTAATACTTTTAGCGTCGGTTAAATTAAAGCCCGTAGCATAAAGCAGAAATTTATAGCGTCGGCCAACTAGAAGCCCGTAGCACAAAGCATACTTTTTAGTGTCGGTTGTAAACGGCGACGCAATAAATACTTTTAAGCGACGGTTACTTACAGAACCGACGCTATTAACACTTTTAGCGTCGGTTAAATTAATAACCGAAACCAAATGTCGTGCACATATACCTATTTGCGTCGGTCAATATTGCAACCGATGCAGGAAATACCTTTAGGCATCGGTTCTTTAAAGAACCGACGCTAAAACTACGTTGCAGAAAGTTCTTTTTGTACTAGTGTTcctacgtcattacgagaatagcaaaaattctaaacataaccaagtgattaaattccaacaaacaaacaagtatgatcataaTCTATTtcaaaagcaacctataagacttgtgaaaaaactttgtttctgggcatgcaaatcaattcattaggacttaatcatccctatattcgacatcactacactcaaatcaacaCCAACTTACCAATCAGAAACAGCTCATCCtacgggatcatgttatatgcatgcaaatgcaactacatggactcacataataacatgaacaaatatgcaaacaaatatgacctatatgaacaatcatgcaaaaataatGAACGAACTataactaaacatgcaatatgaatctatatgaacatGACACACAACTAATCCTTtcattatcacccccaaacttcaaatattcaatgtcctcatttaaggtaataataaggatacaaggcatacctagtcgttGGTGGGAccaccctcctcgggtggagaaTCAGGTGGCGGGTAAATAGTGCTCGCTCCAAATACAGGCCAATCGACCTCGACACTAGTGGTTCTAAAAGCAGTACtcaaagcctgtgtcaaatccTGAGCAAAACGGCTGTGAATGTCATGCATGGCATCCATTCTCCAAGTCAATCTCCTGTACTGAGCATCTCCAAGTCTAGTCCTATCCCCTGTCTGCTGTGCACGAGAAGATCTAGCGGCTGCATGAGAAGATCTAGCAGCTACCTGCTATGCCTGAGAAGAACCCCCTGCATACGTCTGGTCAGCTGGTTGGCCACCCGGTAGATGATCATATGTATAACACAATTCCTTCTCATGGGCTTTACCgccataccactcctgcatcacCGAAATCGTCGAGCTATCAATGGGAGCACTCGACATCTGAAACTACTCATGCTCGGGCCACCTAACACCAACCGAAGTACACAACTTCATAATAATAGAGACATGAGGTATTTCCCCCGTGGTTCCCACTCACAGAAAATGCAACATACTCCGATTAATCACATAGTCGAGATCAACATATTCTTCATTCAAAATCCCCCACAGAAGAATAGCCCGATCCACAGTAACCTCGTGTGAATgtgaagatggcatgatattagcacacaCAAACAAGTTCTAAGCCCTATCATACATGTTCATACAAGAAGAAGGAAAAGTAAGCGGCTCAGGGGTGCCTCCTTTATACTTCCACTTCGTGCCTGGAACACAAAACTCTGCCAAAATATAATCCAAGTCCAAATCCTCCATAGTCTTTTGTACCCAATCATCAACAGTCCTAGGCCTCGCGGGTTAATTTATAACCCTACGAATAGCAGCCGGATGATAATCAACAGTCAAACCACAAaacaacagaatacccattcttgtcCTCCTTAACATTTGTGTAAAATTCCTGCACAATGCTCATTAGAACCGTAACGGGTGTCTCACAAAAAGTCTGCCAACCCTTCTCAataatcatctccaacagcttcCCATCCTTAGCCGTGGGTAAAAGTCCCATCTCCTTATCAATCGACTTAGACATCAACCTAGTGAACTCCGCCTGCTCCTCCGGTGAAGTAAATCTGTTCTCTGTGTCACCCACACTAGAATCCTCGGTAGACGTGGGATGGGTGCTACTAATCCCCGTGGTTCGTGCTCTTTTGGGTGACATAATCACAAGTGATAGCGATTTAGGTGTCAGTATTGTATGTAGGAGAGGCTAGGGTTTGTGGGTAAAGGAGATATGTTTATATGTAtgtagatgtatatatatatatgatagaGATAGGAGGGGTGGGGAGTTGTTTAGGGTATAGAAATAGGGTTAGTATTTGGGTAGAATTCGGGTTTGGGCTTGGGTTAATCTGATTTCTGTTTTTTTCACTCTTTTTTTCCTTTTCCAGAAACCTCGCGCGGGCGCGCCGcacttctgaaaaaaatttcggtttttgatttttttcattttttattttcttttcttcagcAATAATACAAAAAAtgcatgggttgcctcccaaaaagcgCTTGTTTTACATCTTTAGCTTGACGTGAAACTTCAAAATCAAGTTATCACAAGAACGGCGCTCACCACTTCACGGTTcgccgtatccccataataatgcttcaacctctgaccataTACTTTGAACGCTTGGTCCCGATGCTTATAAAAAAATTTCACAgctccatatggaaacacagttttgacaatgaACGGACAAAACCACCGTGACTTAAGCTCTCTtggaaaaagtcagagacgagagttgaacaataGAACTTGTTGACTAGGCATAAATGTGTTGTGCACTAACCTCATATCATGCCATCTCTTGACCTTCTCATTgtataacttgttattttcataAGCCTGTAGACAAAATTCATCGAGTTCATTAAGTTAGAGCATTCTCTTTTCTCCAGCAGCTTCCATATCAAGATTCAGCTtattcaaagcccaatatgctttatgttCTAGCTTCGCAGGCAAATGACACGCCTTATCATATACCAACTGGAAAAGAGACATGCTTAGAGGAGTCTTGAATGTTGTTCTGTaggcccaaacaacttcatctatcttcaaagaccaatctttccttgatggactgACAACCTTCTCTAAGATTCACTTGATCTCTCAATTAAAGACTTCAGCttgcccattagtttgaggatggtaaGTTGTGGCCACACGATGATTCACATGATATCTTTCCATTAATACAGTAAATTTATGATTGCAGAAAtacgatccctcatcactgattatgacccTTGGAGTACCGAAacgtgtgaatatctg carries:
- the LOC141690851 gene encoding actin-related protein 2/3 complex subunit 2A-like, translating into ISSLSPGLTLSVSFPTPPAETEFDKGLPCGATEAVKEAYGDVVKSFVPPNEGFNLTLELNLSNLPQDKEKRYDILVKIAAVKDLVLGAPLRMILERLASRTLDLDKDKLIALVHRPKECFFLIPREEKVTVIYPMKFEDSIDTVLATSFLQGAEGFMHTRMRHRVDRLIQALDRAKPESEQSEECAENRALVRGGNELLNDYMLIRNQGRSRGSLYEGWSTKRRKLQKFYKKQARSRPKEHVYAPCVRHIMRHPNSAES